A single region of the Musa acuminata AAA Group cultivar baxijiao chromosome BXJ1-11, Cavendish_Baxijiao_AAA, whole genome shotgun sequence genome encodes:
- the LOC135597479 gene encoding probable protein S-acyltransferase 19 isoform X2, which produces MVRRHGWQLPAHNFQVVAITVFFLLVVAFYAFFAPFLGKDVIEYASIAVYTPVALAVFILYVRCTRINPADPGIMSKFDDDSDSEQKSAPSLRGIDDSKANARMGPRKRTARCSLIGFICSLFVKEDWRKHEVTEQQPDEDDALFCTLCNAEVCKFSKHCRSCDKCVDGFDHHCRWLNNCVGRKNYITFIALMATSLIWLAIEIGVGIAVFVLCFVDKKGTEANIKEKLGNGFSRGPVAAIIGITTYEYVVAMRAMSEAPPASGDEEEPNTLYSPTNSATTSLSIGSSLGLQYKGVWCTPPRVFVDHQDEVISHLGPGMVPSTVDPDAVGSVERAKKSKKGVKISAWKLAKLDSNEAIRAAAKARASSSVLRPIEAHHVPHTDGSSSGNASVRSSLSADYSASKESRSEAKLSPLRNSELQSIASKEDFESGTQTASSLSSPVHIYESVAPSSLPLQHPVTEQRPPHFIPRGPPTTQNNTMFQSSAAVVRDNKRATVVWDQEAGRFVSVPAAAGMVSTEVPPRTSRVSLVNPSPETSTYDRRATLKASSSILPPLSQQERLVYTGRSIFFGGPLLNDPVRDAVRNNSSSDVMQGNNKESNADHEERGGKW; this is translated from the exons ATGGTGAGGCGCCATGGTTGGCAGCTTCCTGCACACAACTTCCAG GTTGTTGCTATAACAGTTTTCTTTCTTCTGGTTGTTGCATTCTATGCCTTCTTCGCACCTTTTCTGGGTAAAGATGTGATCGAATATGCTTCCATCGCTGTTTATACTCCTGTG GCATTGGCGGTTTTTATCCTTTATGTCCGTTGTACACGAATTAACCCTGCTGATCCTGGAATTATGTCAAAGTTTGATGATGACTCTGACAGCGAACAAAAGAGTGCTCCAAGTTTGCGAGGCATAG ATGATTCAAAAGCAAATGCCAGGATGGGACCACGAAAAAGAACTGCTCGCTGCAGTTTAATTGGATTTATTTGTTCATTATTTGTTAAAGAAGACTGGCGCAAACATGAAGTAACTGAGCAGCAACCTGATGAGGATGATGCATTGTTCTGTACATTGTGCAATGCTGAG GTATGCAAGTTTAGTAAACATTGCAGAAGCTGTGATAAATGTGTGGATGGGTTTGATCATCATTGTCGG TGGCTTAATAATTGTGTGGGGAGGAAAAACTACATTACATTTATAGCTCTGATGGCTACTAGCCTCATCTGG CTTGCCATTGAAATTGGAGTAGGCATTGCTGTTTTTGTACTCTGCTTTGTTGATAAGAAGGGAACAGAAGCCAATATCAAGGAAAAGCTTGGAAATGGTTTTTCTCGTGGTCCAGTTGCTGCTATCATA GGAATTACCACCTATGAATATGTTGTTGCAATGAGAGCGATGAGTGAAGCACCTCCAGCATCAGGAGATGAAGAAGAACCTAATACTCTTTACTCCCCTACGAATTCCGCAACAACCAGCTTAAGCATCGGAAGTTCTCTTGGTCTTCAATATAAAGGTGTATGGTGCACACCTCCAAGGGTATTTGTTGATCATCAG GATGAAGTCATCTCTCATTTGGGGCCTGGAATGGTGCCTTCAACTGTTGATCCAGATGCAGTTGGGTCTGTGGAAAGAGCCAAGAAGTCCAAAAAGGGTGTTAAGATTAGTGCTTGGAAGCTTGCCAAATTGGACTCTAATGAGGCAATAAGAGCAGCAGCGAAGGCCAGGGCATCGTCTTCGGTCCTTAGGCCCATAGAGGCTCATCATGTGCCTCATACTGATGGTAGTTCTAGCGGCAACGCAAGCGTACGGAGCAGCTTGAGCGCTGATTATAGTGCGAGTAAAGAATCCAGAAGTGAAGCAAAACTGTCTCCTCTAAGAAATTCCGAACTGCAAAGTATTGCTAGCAAGGAAGACTTTGAATCTGGCACACAAACCGCAAGCAGCCTTAGCAGTCCGGTTCACATTTATGAATCTGTTGCTCCCAGCTCACTCCCTTTGCAACATCCTGTCACAGAGCAGCGGCCACCTCATTTCATTCCAAGGGGTCCTCCAACTACCCAAAACAACACAATGTTCCAATCTTCTGCTGCAGTTGTTAGGGACAACAAAAGGGCTACTGTGGTTTGGGATCAAGAAGCCGGTAGGTTTGTGTCAGTGCCAGCTGCTGCTGGAATGGTGAGCACAGAGGTGCCACCTAGAACCTCTCGGGTTTCCTTGGTTAATCCCTCTCCAGAAACTAGTACTTACGACAGAAGAGCTACACTGAAGGCTTCTTCCTCGATATTGCCGCCTTTATCACAACAAGAGAGATTAGTGTACACTGGACGGTCAATCTTTTTTGGAGGGCCTCTTCTAAATGATCCTGTTAGAGATGCTGTAAGAAACAATAGCAGTTCAGATGTGATGCAAGGCAATAACAAGGAATCAAATGCAGATCATGAGGAGAGAGGAGGTAAATGGTAG
- the LOC135597479 gene encoding probable protein S-acyltransferase 19 isoform X1, whose amino-acid sequence MVRRHGWQLPAHNFQVVAITVFFLLVVAFYAFFAPFLGKDVIEYASIAVYTPVALAVFILYVRCTRINPADPGIMSKFDDDSDSEQKSAPSLRGIDDSKANARMGPRKRTARCSLIGFICSLFVKEDWRKHEVTEQQPDEDDALFCTLCNAEVCKFSKHCRSCDKCVDGFDHHCRWLNNCVGRKNYITFIALMATSLIWLAIEIGVGIAVFVLCFVDKKGTEANIKEKLGNGFSRGPVAAIIAICIAVSFLACVPLGELFFFHMILIKKGITTYEYVVAMRAMSEAPPASGDEEEPNTLYSPTNSATTSLSIGSSLGLQYKGVWCTPPRVFVDHQDEVISHLGPGMVPSTVDPDAVGSVERAKKSKKGVKISAWKLAKLDSNEAIRAAAKARASSSVLRPIEAHHVPHTDGSSSGNASVRSSLSADYSASKESRSEAKLSPLRNSELQSIASKEDFESGTQTASSLSSPVHIYESVAPSSLPLQHPVTEQRPPHFIPRGPPTTQNNTMFQSSAAVVRDNKRATVVWDQEAGRFVSVPAAAGMVSTEVPPRTSRVSLVNPSPETSTYDRRATLKASSSILPPLSQQERLVYTGRSIFFGGPLLNDPVRDAVRNNSSSDVMQGNNKESNADHEERGGKW is encoded by the exons ATGGTGAGGCGCCATGGTTGGCAGCTTCCTGCACACAACTTCCAG GTTGTTGCTATAACAGTTTTCTTTCTTCTGGTTGTTGCATTCTATGCCTTCTTCGCACCTTTTCTGGGTAAAGATGTGATCGAATATGCTTCCATCGCTGTTTATACTCCTGTG GCATTGGCGGTTTTTATCCTTTATGTCCGTTGTACACGAATTAACCCTGCTGATCCTGGAATTATGTCAAAGTTTGATGATGACTCTGACAGCGAACAAAAGAGTGCTCCAAGTTTGCGAGGCATAG ATGATTCAAAAGCAAATGCCAGGATGGGACCACGAAAAAGAACTGCTCGCTGCAGTTTAATTGGATTTATTTGTTCATTATTTGTTAAAGAAGACTGGCGCAAACATGAAGTAACTGAGCAGCAACCTGATGAGGATGATGCATTGTTCTGTACATTGTGCAATGCTGAG GTATGCAAGTTTAGTAAACATTGCAGAAGCTGTGATAAATGTGTGGATGGGTTTGATCATCATTGTCGG TGGCTTAATAATTGTGTGGGGAGGAAAAACTACATTACATTTATAGCTCTGATGGCTACTAGCCTCATCTGG CTTGCCATTGAAATTGGAGTAGGCATTGCTGTTTTTGTACTCTGCTTTGTTGATAAGAAGGGAACAGAAGCCAATATCAAGGAAAAGCTTGGAAATGGTTTTTCTCGTGGTCCAGTTGCTGCTATCATA GCCATCTGTATTGCGGTTTCATTTTTAGCATGTGTACCTCTCGGAGAACTTTTCTTTTTCCACATGATACTGATAAAAAAG GGAATTACCACCTATGAATATGTTGTTGCAATGAGAGCGATGAGTGAAGCACCTCCAGCATCAGGAGATGAAGAAGAACCTAATACTCTTTACTCCCCTACGAATTCCGCAACAACCAGCTTAAGCATCGGAAGTTCTCTTGGTCTTCAATATAAAGGTGTATGGTGCACACCTCCAAGGGTATTTGTTGATCATCAG GATGAAGTCATCTCTCATTTGGGGCCTGGAATGGTGCCTTCAACTGTTGATCCAGATGCAGTTGGGTCTGTGGAAAGAGCCAAGAAGTCCAAAAAGGGTGTTAAGATTAGTGCTTGGAAGCTTGCCAAATTGGACTCTAATGAGGCAATAAGAGCAGCAGCGAAGGCCAGGGCATCGTCTTCGGTCCTTAGGCCCATAGAGGCTCATCATGTGCCTCATACTGATGGTAGTTCTAGCGGCAACGCAAGCGTACGGAGCAGCTTGAGCGCTGATTATAGTGCGAGTAAAGAATCCAGAAGTGAAGCAAAACTGTCTCCTCTAAGAAATTCCGAACTGCAAAGTATTGCTAGCAAGGAAGACTTTGAATCTGGCACACAAACCGCAAGCAGCCTTAGCAGTCCGGTTCACATTTATGAATCTGTTGCTCCCAGCTCACTCCCTTTGCAACATCCTGTCACAGAGCAGCGGCCACCTCATTTCATTCCAAGGGGTCCTCCAACTACCCAAAACAACACAATGTTCCAATCTTCTGCTGCAGTTGTTAGGGACAACAAAAGGGCTACTGTGGTTTGGGATCAAGAAGCCGGTAGGTTTGTGTCAGTGCCAGCTGCTGCTGGAATGGTGAGCACAGAGGTGCCACCTAGAACCTCTCGGGTTTCCTTGGTTAATCCCTCTCCAGAAACTAGTACTTACGACAGAAGAGCTACACTGAAGGCTTCTTCCTCGATATTGCCGCCTTTATCACAACAAGAGAGATTAGTGTACACTGGACGGTCAATCTTTTTTGGAGGGCCTCTTCTAAATGATCCTGTTAGAGATGCTGTAAGAAACAATAGCAGTTCAGATGTGATGCAAGGCAATAACAAGGAATCAAATGCAGATCATGAGGAGAGAGGAGGTAAATGGTAG
- the LOC135597480 gene encoding uncharacterized protein LOC135597480 — MFSLFYGLWKYIFSKTQFHVLILGVDKAGKTTLLEKLKSLYSNLEGLPPDRIVPTVGLNIGRVEASNAKLVFWDLGGQIGLRTIWEKYYEEAHAIVYVIDAACPSSFEDSKSALEKVLRHEDLRGAPLLILANKQDLPGAVSAEELARYLDLKELNERLYMFEAVSAYNGTGIKFAVNWLVDVMERSKRTEMLRVRAGASGQI, encoded by the exons ATGTTTTCATTATTCTATGGACTCTGGAAGTATATATTCAGCAAGACACAGTTCCATGTTCTTATTCTTGGAGTTGATAAGGCTGGAAAAACT ACTTTGCTGGAGAAGTTGAAGTCCTTATATTCAAATTTGGAAGGGCTCCCTCCTGATCGGATAGTTCCAACAGTTGGGCTTAATATTGGTCGAGTTGAGGCTTCAAATGCAAAACTTGTTTTTTGGGACCTAGGAGGGCAG ATTGGTCTACGCACAATATGGGAGAAATATTACGAGGAGGCACATGCTATAGTGTATGTTATTGATGCTGCTTGTCCATCATCATTTGAGGATTCTAAATCTGCATTAG AAAAAGTACTTAGACATGAGGATTTGCGAGGTGCACCACTTCTGATACTAGCAAACAAGCAG GATCTTCCTGGAGCTGTTTCAGCAGAAGAACTTGCAAGATATTTGGATCTGAAAGAGTTAAACGAAAGGCTTTACATGTTTGAAGCTGTATCTGCATATAATGG AACAGGGATTAAATTTGCTGTCAACTGGTTGGTCGATGTGATGGAAAGAAGTAAGCGCACGGAGATGCTCAGAGTTCGTGCAGGTGCATCCGGGCAGATTTAG